The sequence AAACTTCTAGTGCGACGCCCGCGTTGGTCAGGTATTCAAATTCGTCCTCGTATTTATCGAGTTTGACTTTTTTAGATTCAATTTTGTTGGCGATAATCCGCTTTTTCTTGTTTTCCATCATTGATGGAATAAGATCGTAAATTTTGCGGATTTTCAATTTGTTCTTGTTATCGTATTTGCTTGCGTCTGCGGCGTAAAAGTTGCGAATATCGTCTTGGATCTTGCGAATTTTGACGATGTTTTTCTCTTGAATAAACATGTTTACTGCATCAGGCATCCCCCCGACTAGCAGGAATTTTTTGAACAGATCCATGACTTTTTCATGCATGGCTCCGTCCAAACTTTGCTTGTTCAAAAATCTGTTTTTTAAGCCTTGGATGGCAAATTCGTTGAATCCATTCGCAAGCAGGAATTCTTCGAAATCCAGCGGATACATGTGTACCGTTTCGATGCTTCCTATGGGAATGGATGATGTTTTTGATAAGGCTACTCCGAGGAGAGAACCGCTGGCGATGTATGTAAAACGATCTTCTTGTTTTAAAAATTTGAGCAATGTTAGTAAGCGTGGGCATTCTTGGATTTCGTCTAAGAAAATTAGTGTATTTTCTTTGTTTCCCATTTTATCGCCCGCGAACATGCTAAGGCGCAGATAGAAATCTTCGGTATTTTGAATGTCTGCAAAAAGGCGCTTGTTGAGTGAATCTTCTAGAAGGTTCAGCTCTATGTAGTTCTGAAAATGTTTTTGCCCCATATAGCGAATGATGTACGACTTTCCTATTTGACGGGCGCCATCGATAACCAGCACCTTGTTGGAGCCGTTGGTGAAGTATTCATCGATTCGTTCCTGTATTTTCCGGTAAAGCATAAAATTGCCTTTTTTTAACGAAAGTCGCTACTTTTGCTACTTTTTAATATGTTTTCTGTCTCTAAAATTACACTTTTCAATACAATTTTTCAATAGAAAATACTACTTTTCAATATAATTTTGACCATAAAATGCTACTTTTCAATATGTTTTAGCGCGTCTAAATGCTACTTTGCAATATTTTTGTGCATCGAATCTCGTTCACTGCTTCAAATATTCTTGGACTGCATCAACGAATCGTTGCCCGAACAATTCGATTTTCTTTTCGCCGAATCCGTAAATGTAGTGCAGATCGTCGATGGATAGGGGAGGCGTTGAAACAATTTCTCTTAAGGTCTTGTCTGAAAGTACGACGTATGCGGGCCAGTTGTTTTCTTCTGCAATTTGCCTGCGCACTTTGCGTAGAACTTCAAATAAATCGTCGTTGGCATTGGGTTCTTCTACAAAACTTCTGCTACTGAATTTTTGTTTGTTTTTGGCTCTTGTGGAATGAGTGGCTTCAGATTCTTTTTCAACGGGAATGGCTAATTCGGCACGTTCTTTCCCGAATAGTACGGCGTTTCCGCTTGGCGTGATTTTTAAGTGGTTCCCTTCGTTGTAGGCTATTTCGATATACCCCAAATGCAGCATTTGCAAAAGGTAGTCGTGCCAGTGCTTTAGCGTGGTGCCTGCGCCGGCTCCGAATGTTTTGATTTTGTCATATCCGTTTTGCACAATCTCTTCGCTGCTAAAGCCTTTGAGGATTTGTGCGGTCATCGAAAAGCCTATTTTTTCATTTGTTCGCTTTATGGCCGAGAGCGCTTTTTGCACGAGGATAGTTCCGTTGAAGCGTTGGGGCGGTTTTCGGCAAATGTCGCAGTTCCCACAATTGCCGTTGCTGCTTTCGCCAAAGTAATTGAGCAAGATTCTACGGCGGCAAATCAGCGATTCGGCGTATTCCTGCATGCGATCGAGTTTTTCAGAATTGATTTCTTTTTGCCCGCTTTCGTTTACAAAATTGCGCAGTGTGATGATGTCTTGGAAGTTGTAGAACAGTACGGTTTCTGAGGCGAGCCCATCGCGCCCTGCACGGCCAATTTCCTGATAAAAACTTTCTATGCTCTTGGGGAGATTGTAGTGAATTACATAACGAACGTTGCTTTTGTCGATTCCCATGCCGAATGCGATTGTGGCGCAAACGACATCAATTTTATCGTTAATAAAATCTTCTTGAACCGCGTTGCGTTCTTCGTTGGTCATTCCCGCATGGTATGCTCTAGCCAATATGCCTTTCCCGCATAATTCTTCGGCCACTTTTTCGGTGTTCTTTCGCGATAGGCAATAAACAATGCCTGAATCGCCTTTGTGCTTTGATATTATGGATAAAATAGCCTTTATTTTTTCTTGCCCCGAATAGCCGCGCTTTACATCGAGACTTAAATTCGGCCTGTCGAACGAACTGATAAAGACTTTATGTGAAATTAATCCGAGTTGGTTGATGATATCTTCTTTTGTCAGCTTGTCTGCTGTGGCTGTCAAAGCCATGATGGTGGCTTTGGGAAACTTTTGGTGCAAGCATCCAAGTTGCGTGTATTCTGGGCGAAAGTCGTGGCCCCATTGCGATATGCAGTGCGCTTCGTCGATGGCGAACAAGGGAATGTTTATCCGTTGCAACCATGGAATTTCTCTTTGCAGACGTTCCGGTGAAATGTAGAGAATCTTCAATTCTCCAGATTGGGAACGTGTTCGGATATCGAAGTTTTCGTCTTCGGAATTGGTACTGTTAAGGGCTGCGGCCGCAATTCCGCTGGCGTTGAGCGCATCGACTTGGTCTTTCATTAACGAGATGAGTGGAGATATGACAACCGTTGTCCCTTCAAAAACCAATGCGGGGATTTGGTAGCAAAGCGACTTGCCGCCACCTGTGGGCATTAGTACGAGCGCGTCTTTCCGTGAAAGAATGTGGTTGATAATTTCTTCTTGTTGCGGTCGGAAAGAATTGTAGCCGAAAACGGATTTTAATATTTGGAGCGGAGTCTGCATTGGGTACTTTTGTATTTCATTTTTACAGAATTTAGATACATTTGTGCAGTGTGTCAAGCGGCTTGGTTGCTTGTTTATATGGGCCTTGGGGGAGCTTGGTTTATGGATGTGTTCATTTTGTATAAAAATGTGTTGTTCACAACGGTTATTTTAGTAGCGATGATTTTTTTAGAATTTGCCTAATGTATGAATGTATTTTAGCAACGAGTTTGTTTTGGGGTGCTGTCGTGTAGAAGGAGGATTGATGAGGAAATTTGCATTTCTGCTTTTGGTTGCTGCGTTGATTGCTTGCTCCGAGTCAGAAAACATTGCGGATGTGGACGGCGGCGATGATGTTGCTCAGGAGGGGAGCTCTTTGAGTGAGGTCGTCAATTCGTCAGCTACCGAAAATTCGCAGGCCTCAAGTTCTTCTGCGCTTTTGTCTACAACATCATCTGGTGCCATAAATGCTTCGTTATCGAGCGCAAGCTTGTCCAGTGATTCTAAAGAAGGTCTTTCTTCAAGTTCGTATTATTTGGATTTTTTAGATACTGGAATTCCAGGGAGAGGTGTTGGCGGAGGTTGTGTTGCCTCTTTTTCTGCATCGAATGGTGCTGCTGTTTTTCCTGATTATGCGTGGGGGACGGATGGCTTTCGTCCTGAAGAACTTCCTCGTTCGATTAACGGCTATCAGTTGCTTATTGAAGGACGAACTGCAAAGCTTATTGCAGATGGAACTCCTGCGGAAGATGCCGAAAAGACGGCTAAAAAAGAACTCATTGCGGCGCTAGGATTGGATACGTTGTTCGTTGAAAATCCGTTGAAAGACCGGTCGACTGTTTTTTCGAGGGCTGATGTTGAAAATACATTGAATTATTTCTTTAACCGTGATACTGTCGCGACTTATAAGATAGTCAAGTCTTTTTCTGAAAAAGGAACTTTAGACCGTTCCGAATATTGCGGCATATGGAATGTTTCTCCTAGCAATAGCTGGGGCGGCGAAGAAAGTGCATTTATCCCTTATAGAAACATTTCGTTGTGGGCGAGAACGATCGGTCAACCTGGATGTGCTGCTACCGGCTATGAGTCTGTTCCGCCCACTTATATTTTAAACAACATTTATCGGAAATGTATTGGACTCCCTTATTGCGACGGTAAACAATTTGGTATTATCGAACAAGCCGGTCTTAAAAATATCATAGCTGACACGCTTTACTATTGCGGTACAAGTGGCTGGACGCTTTTGATGAATTACGAAGAAGATACCAAGGATATCCCTTGCGATGAAATTGGCAAAATGTTCAAGAGTACTTCCTTGAATGAACGCTATTATGTTTGCAAGGAAAATGGCTGGAATGTCACTACAAAAATGGATTACGAGACCAAGGACATTCTTTGTGGCGATTCTGCTAAAATTGTTCAAAGTCCGACAGATTCTACCAGATTTTACTTGTGCAAAGATTCAAAATGGAAAATTGCAACTCAATTGGAAAAGGAAACGACTGGAGTTCCTTGCGACCGCGTTGGGAAAATGTTAGAAAGTGAAATCAAAAGTAACGGAGGTGTCATTTATATTTGCCGGGATTCGGGCTGGGACGTTGCGACTTATCGAGAAAAGGACATTGGCGATAGAGCTTGTGATGCGGAAGGTAAAACGGTCCAGGGCCTTCGCGATACTTCGATGTCCTATGTGTGCTACAATAATGCATGGACGGATTTCTACAAGGCGCCTTGCAGTACGGACAACCAAAGACGTAAAGATAGCAATAGAGGGGGTAACGAACAATATATCTGCTACAATGGTAAATGGCATTCCTCAATAGAGTGGAACTGTGATTTTCCGAAGGAATATTACTTTAATCCAAATATTGAGTATGGAACATTGACGGATAGTCGTGATGGCGAAACTTACAGGACTGTTGAATTTAGAGGCAAAATTTGGATGGCCGAAAACTTGAGGTATGCGATTGGAGATTCTTCGCAGAGTTATTCTGCTCAAGAAGGTTGCCAAATTGCAGGCCGTTTTTATTCGATTGAGGCCGCTGCAACGGCTTGCCCTGCTGGCTGGCGATTGCCCGATACGACTGAACTGAATTTATTTTACTCAGACGATTACAATCATCTTTCTATGTATGAGAAAAACTCGTACTTGGCGAAGTTTAAGTCTCAGATAGGTTCACGCTGTAGTGCTTTCTCTTGTAATGAATCGGGCCTTTCGTTTTTGATGCTCGGCCTCTATCCAAAGGCCGAAAATAAAAACTATGAAAATGTTTTATATTGGATTTATGGCGACGATAGTACAAAAGACATCATTTTCCTTTATTTGGGCGATACGTATATGTATTTTAATCAAGCCTATATGGACTTCTATTTACCTATACGTTGCGTGAAAGAATAATTTCGCCTTGTGTTTAAATATTTGATAATAAGGCGATATGGCATGTTTTAAATATAAGAAAAAGAACTTTAAGTGCAGAATTGATAAATGAATTTCATTTTAGGGCTGTTTTTCGTCTGATTGCGTTTGAAATAGCAAATTTTTATTATATATTATGGAAGAAATTTAAGGAGATTATTATGAATAGTTTTGTTAAGGCTTCTCTGATTGCTGCGATGATGACAGCTCCGCTTATGGCCGACGAATCCTTTGGTGGCGTTGGCATCACCATTTATCAGGTGAACGAGGGCGTCCATGTGGCCGAAGTCATTCCGGGCACTCCGGCTGCAGAAACCAATCTCCGTGCAGGTGATGTTATTACCGCTGTTGATGGTGTAAGCCTCAAGGGTCAGAATATTGAATTTTCGAAGGCAAAACTTCGTGGCCAGGTCAATAAGCCGCTGGAAATCACTTATACGAGCAATGGCGAAACCTATTCCACGGTCATCCGTCGTGCTCAGATTACCGTGAAGGACTTGGACAACAAGGCTGTGAAGAACTGGTACGGCGACAAGGATCGCGTGAACGTTCAGGAACTTGAGACGTTTGCAAGCGCTACCGAAAACGACAAGCAACTCGTTGCAGTGCTCAGCCGCGGTAACCTTGTCAAGAATGATGTTTCAGTCGCTTCTGCTGATGTCAATGGCGTTTATGTGGAAAAGGCTCAGACTTCTCCGAAATTCACCAAGGCAACTCCGATCCGCAAGGGTGATGCGACTCTTTGCCTCTTCAACCGCAAGGCTCTTTCGTTTGCAGTTAAGTCCACAGGCCGCGTTGCTGTGACTATCATGAATGCTGATGGCGAACAGGTTGCAAAGCTTGGTCTCGACAATGCTGTTGCTGGCGTGAACACGATCAATTGGAATGGCTCTCAGCTCCCGAGCGGTCGCTACGTTATTTCCATTGACCACAATGGCGCTGTAAGCGGTGCCAACGCCGTGCTGAAGTAATTTTCCGCTTTAATCAAAAATTTGAGGAACGCTTCATATCTGGAGCGTTCTTTTTTTCTATCTTGTGGAACCGTGATTTTGTCCAAAACCCATCGATCCCTGTGGGCCGTTTTTGCTTTTCTAATTGCTGCGGTCTTTGCTCCTTGCTCTTATGGCGAGGACATGACCCGCTTTGAACTCGAAGAGCGCGAACAGCCTGTAGAAGACACGACCGAGGTCGATTGGATGAACGATACGACCGGTGTGGATACGATTGAATATCATGCGGTTGATTTGGTGTATGATGTTGAAACTTCGACGTTCAATTTGAACAAGTCGGCGCAACTCAAGTACCGCACAGCAACGCTTGAATCCGACACGATTTGGATGGACCAAAAGAATCAGATTTTGGCAGCGTCGGGTAACCCGGTGCTTCGCGAAACCAAGAATCCTTCGCTTTCGGGCATGCGTCTCAAGTACAACCTCAAGTCTAAAATAGGTGAGGTCTATTACGCAACGACGTTCCAGGACAACCAGCAGTTGAACGGTATGGAAGTTCGTCGTTTGCCGGATACGCGAATTCAGATTGCTCGCGGTGACTTTAGCACGTGTAACGATACGACGCACCAGCACTTCTACTTTTATGGTCGCCGCATGGTGGTGAAACCCAAGGAGACGATTACCGCAAGACCGGTGGTTTTGAATATTGCCGATGTGCCTGTGGCGGTTCTCCCGATGATTGTGGCACCGCTCAAGAGCGGTCGCAAGTCCGGTATTTTAACGCCTAAGTTTGGTGGTGACCAGAAGCAGGGCTACTACTTGCGCAATATCGGTTTCTATTATGCTGCCAACGATTATTGGGACGCTACGATTTCTGCGGATGTGATCGAAGGTGACGAAGCGCGTTTTGAACGCTCTACGCTTTCTGGTGAAATCCGCTATAAAAAGCGTTATTTGCTGGATGGCTACCTGAAGTACACGAGCTACCTCGAAGAATTCGATTTCAGCAACAGCGGTTACGACATTGCATTTTCGCACAACCAGAACTTGACTCCCGACGCGAAGCACACGTTGAGCGGCCAGGGCTCCTTTGTGAGCGACAGGGGCATCCGTAAGAACAACTCGTTAGAGTCGAGTACGATTTTGAACCAGCAAGCAAACGCCTCCCTTGCTTATTCCGGTAAGTTCGGCAACAACAAGAGCTTGACGGTTAAGGTTTCGCAGAGCCATAACCTTACGACGGGAATGCTCGAACGTAATTTGCCCGATATCCAGTACCGCATGAGCGGTAACCTTTTCAATTTCGAATTGGAAGAAGGCGAAATTGCTGCAGAAGATGGCTCGTTCCAGTCGTTCCTTGAAAAGTTCAATTACAGCTTTACGAATCGATTCAACTACAACATGCGCCGCGATAAAGACTTGACGCTGGATAAGGATACGACTGCGCATTACTTGGGTTACACGGGTACTTATACACTCGATTATTCCGGCCGGCTTTTTGACGTTATCAACATCACGCCGCGCGCCACTTTCACTGGATATTGGACCGGAACTTCTTGGCGTAATCCGAACGATTCTTTGTACAAAAGAAAACGCTACATGAGCTTTAATCCTGAAGAAGGAACATATGGTAACGTAGCCTACAACCACAGCTATAGCTTGACTGCCGATACTAAACTCTATGGTATTTGGGTTCCTGAAATTGGTCGCTTCACCGGTATCCGCCATGTGCTTTCTCCGAGTGTTTCTTACACGTACGCGCCTGAAATTGATACGGTCAAGACGTTCGCGCCGCATCCGCTTTTGGGGCAATCTCCGTACCAGCAAAAACAGCAGACGATTGGCTTTAGTTTGAATAACGACTTTGACATCAAGTACCTCAAGGTGGCTGCAAAAGCCGATACCACTCGTGGCGATTCGACAAAGAAGGCTAAGGCGGTCGAGGATCAGTACGGTACACGCCGCTTGCTTACGACAAGGCATAGTTTCTCTTATAACTTTGCGGCAGACTCACTCAATTTCTCGGACATTTCGTCTTCGTTCGGATTGCAGATTTTGCCGGACTACATGTTTACCATCAATACTCGTCATAGCTTCTATCACAAGTTCGATTCAAATCCGAATAAAGTCAAGTTCCCAGAACTCACGTATTGGGGCTATGAACTTTCAAAGAATTTCCATTGGAGCGGTACGTTTAATGGCGGGCTTCCTTCGCAACTTGAAAAGTACGAAATGTTGAATTGGTCGCTGAGTTTGGATTACCGCTATTCGTTCAGCAGTACCCGCGTGGCAAAGAATTTGTTTAAAGACAATATCTCGCATTCGACGGGTATTTCGGCGTCGTTCCAGCCGACCGTCAACTGGGATGTTTCTTACAGCACTCGTTACGATTATAATGAAGGTAAGTTTGTCTCGCATGAATTTACGTTCAAGCGCGTGTTGCACTGCTGGCAGCTCGATTTTACATGGACGCCGACTGGCCCTGCAGCAGGCTGGAGCTTCTCGGTCTATGTGCGCGACTTGCCGGATATCAAGCTGAATGCTGGCAGCACCGACACGAAGAGTTATGATTAAATTAGACGAAAGAACGCCGCTGCGCGGCTATAGACGACAAATGCGTCCGGCGAATATCGCGACCAAGCTTGCTTGGGCATGATTGAGCCTAGCATTTGGGACTTGTCCAAAGACGAGAGAAGTAGACAGTAAGCAGTAGGCAGCCCTTCGACAGGTTCAGGGACCTGACTAGGTTGGTGAGCTTGCCGAACCATGCCGCAATTATATAACTTCCTACTTCCTACCGACTACTTCCTACTAATCACATCCCTAACCACTAACTACTGTTTACTAATCACCATAGACCAACAACCAATGAATAACGAAATCATTCTTGCCAGCGGTTCCCCGCGACGTTCTGAAATTTTAAAACAGTTAGGAGTCAATTTTCGCGTGGTTGTCTCCGGCGAAGACGAAAAGCCAACAAGTACAAACCCGATGGATTTCCCGCGCGAAAACGCATGCATCAAGGCTTTGTCTGTATCTCGCACGGAACGCGATGCTTACGTGCTCGGCTTTGATACGCTTGTTTTTTTGGACAACATGCCGCTTGGAAAGCCGAAATCCGAAGAAAACGCCCTCGAAATGCTGAAAAAATTGAATAATCGTTCGCATTTTGTGATTACCGGTGTCGCCATTGCCCGCAACGGCGAAATCCTTTGTGCATCCGAAGAGAAAACAGAGGTCATTTTTAGAAACTGTTCCTTACAAGAACTTAAAGATTATGTAAATTCTAAAGACCCGATGGATAAAGCAGGTGCCTACGGCATTCAAACGAATGGGGCGCGCCTGATAAAGTCTATCAATGGATGTTACTACAACGTGGTTGGGTTACCGGTTGCACGTACACTGGAAATGTTGGATAGCTTACAAGTTAAGGTATAGCAAATGATTCAATTGGATGAGAAGAATCCCAACGAACGCCTTGGCGAATTCTTGGCCCGCGTTCGCGAATCTCAAGGACTTTCTATAGAAGATCTTTCTGATCGTACGAAAATTTCGGTGAAAATGCTTCATTTTATTGAAGCGAGTGACTGGAAGTCTTTGCCGGTAGAAGCTTATGTCCGTAGTTACCTGAATTCTGTAAGTACTAAGCTCGGCTTGGATCCCAAGGGCGTTCTTAAACTGTATGCTGAAGAAGTCGGTTCGAATTTTGTCACGCCTGACATGGAACCGATGAAGAATATTGCTCCGATGACGGATGAAGAAAAGCAACCGCGCAGTAAGGCTGTGCCTATAGCGATTGTGGTTATCGTGGCGCTTTTCATTGTTGGGCTCCATTTTGTAACGAAGGGCGATGCTGCTGATAGTAATGCCAATCCGCCAGCGGTGGTTGCTGCTGAGGATTCTTCCGAAATCAGCCAGGACATGCCTGAAGGTGCCGAAGCGGTTCCCGCGGATTCCATCAAGGACGAAAAGAATGAGACTGTGACGCAGGCTGATGTCGATAAGGCTGTGAAAAAAGCTGAAAATCTCCCGGCTTCTGCAACGATTTTCATTTCGGCATCTTCCAAGAAAGATACCGTAACAGGTCCGGTTTCTGACAATGGCCGCACGAAGATTGAACTTGTGGGCTCTGGTGAAATGCGTTCTTGGGTGGGCATCAAGCGTGACGAAGACGATGACGAATTCGTAAAAGAAGCAAACATTGCTACCGTCGATAACAAGCTTGTTTATACCGCAAGTGGCACGTTGTATATCGTTATTGGCGAACCGCGCGCTATTGGCAAAATGTACTTGAACGGCGTTGAAACCCCGCTTCCTGTGCCGAAGTTTGGCCGTGTGGCCCGCTTTAGCGTGTTTGACGGTCGTGTGCTCAAATAAGAGGTGTTTATGCGTTCTTCTAAGATTTCTCGCAAGACGAGTGAAACTGATATCCAACTTTACTTGAACTTGGACGATGCCTCTAGAGGCCAAATCAGTTCGGGTTCGGGTTTCTTGGATCATATGCTAAACTTGTTCCAAGTACATGGCGGTTTCCACCTTGATTTGACTTGCAAGGGCGATACTGAAGTCGATATGCACCACAGTATGGAAGACATTGCGATTGTGCTTGGTCAGGCGCTCGTTGAAGCTCTTGGCGACAAGAAAGGTATCGAACGCTACGGTTTTTACTTTGTTCCAATGGACGAGGCGTTAAGCCGCGTTTGCATTGACTTTAGCAACCGCATCGGTTTTGTCTGGAACGTAAAGCTCCCGGCGGCAACTGCAGGCGGAATCGAAGCCAGCATGTTCGAACATTTCTTCAAGAGCCTTTGCGAAAATGCCCGCATGAACCTGCATGTGGAACTCTTCTACGGCAATGACAACCACCACTGCCTGGAATCCATTTTCAAGGCTTTTGCTCGTGCCGTTGCAATGGCAGTCGCTCCTTCGCGAAACGTAAAAGGCATTCCCAGCAGCAAAGGCGTGCTGTAAGAAAAAGTCACTAAATTTTTAATAAAGGGCAGGACTGAGGTTCTGCTCTTTTTTTTGTGTGATAGCCGTCACATTAAAATGCATGCTTTTTCTGGTGACATAAATTTGCATGTTTTTTTTATTTTGGTGGCTTTTTTTGTCACAAAAATAAGAAATTTAAAATAATTAATTGCGCATATTCACTCTAGGATTTTTTGTAAAAAAATTTTATGTTTTGCTCGGTGTGTATGGACTAGGAGTGCTGTGGGCATGAATGTTTTGTCAACAACTTTAAAGATGGTTTGTTGTCCTTTGCCGGTACACGATCTTGCCAAAGCAAAGAAAGACGAATGTATTCAAAATGCAATAATAAACGCGCAATTGTATATGATTGCTAAGAAACCTTTGGTTTATTTTAGCAATGTAAATGTTGACAACAAAAAAATTGATCTTGATCTCGTAAATGCGTATGATCGAGTCAGTATTTCAATCCCGTTAGATCAGCCGATTTTTAAACCGGATGGTGAGAAGACTTTTGTTTTCGATGTGCGTTCTGCAGACAATAGTTCTTTCGTAGAAAACTATCCTGTGGAAAATGCTTGCGAAATTTATGTTTATGCAATTGAAAATGCTTTATATGAAAAGCTGACTGAAAAAAAGTTTAACGAAAAGAAATTAAGAAAGCACCTTAATGCCGATAGCTTTGTTGTTAGGCTGACTCCTGAAAAACTTTTGTTTTTGTATTTGGATAACAGACTTCGAATCCCGAATTTCGATAAAGCACAGAAGAATTTTTGGGATTTTGAAGTAATGTTTATAGATAAAATACCGGCTCCTTGTATGGCTGATGGTTGCTGTAATTACGAGTCGTTTATGAAAGTAGTTCAATCGGAAATCGATGAGTACGAAAGTGATCTAGAAGATACTGTTTTGCTGTTCTTTAATGCTCAAGAATGTGATAGGAGCCTTTTGATTGCTAATGATACTTCGTTCAACGATTTTCAAAAACGTTTAAACCCGAAAAAAATGCCATCGGTTGATTTGCTTTCTCTAAAGACCGAAGTGTTCTTTATAGATAAATTTAAACCGAAATGCGACGAGATGCAATTCCACGAATATTTTGAACGCAAGGGTTGCTCTGGAATTTCTGAATATGATGTTATTGATTACGCCATAAATGATAGTATCAATCTTGTATTGAGGGATATGAAGTGGTTTGGCGGGCTCAATGGCAATTGCTTGG is a genomic window of Fibrobacter succinogenes containing:
- a CDS encoding helix-turn-helix transcriptional regulator: MIQLDEKNPNERLGEFLARVRESQGLSIEDLSDRTKISVKMLHFIEASDWKSLPVEAYVRSYLNSVSTKLGLDPKGVLKLYAEEVGSNFVTPDMEPMKNIAPMTDEEKQPRSKAVPIAIVVIVALFIVGLHFVTKGDAADSNANPPAVVAAEDSSEISQDMPEGAEAVPADSIKDEKNETVTQADVDKAVKKAENLPASATIFISASSKKDTVTGPVSDNGRTKIELVGSGEMRSWVGIKRDEDDDEFVKEANIATVDNKLVYTASGTLYIVIGEPRAIGKMYLNGVETPLPVPKFGRVARFSVFDGRVLK
- the hisB gene encoding imidazoleglycerol-phosphate dehydratase HisB; translated protein: MRSSKISRKTSETDIQLYLNLDDASRGQISSGSGFLDHMLNLFQVHGGFHLDLTCKGDTEVDMHHSMEDIAIVLGQALVEALGDKKGIERYGFYFVPMDEALSRVCIDFSNRIGFVWNVKLPAATAGGIEASMFEHFFKSLCENARMNLHVELFYGNDNHHCLESIFKAFARAVAMAVAPSRNVKGIPSSKGVL